From Scatophagus argus isolate fScaArg1 chromosome 2, fScaArg1.pri, whole genome shotgun sequence, a single genomic window includes:
- the LOC124053479 gene encoding persephin, whose protein sequence is MRSLLKLVVILFCIQRGESHWLRSLIGQRKETSPQMSPNNDKRSGEPDDGSAEASGVGPSPDPIIPIPVRSRRSTLDSHCGLRSILLQVRDLGLGYDSDETVLFKYCSGTCPRVRSNHDLTLTNLLLSGVLPRPAPGELWHNAPCCRPTHHEDMAFLDNSHRWHKVEKLSAAGCSCVG, encoded by the exons ATGAGGTCCCTGCTGAAGCTGGTTGTGATCCTGTTCTGCATCCAGAGGGGAGAGAGCCACTGGCTCAGGTCCCTGATTG gacagagaaaagaaacatctCCACAAATGTCACCAAACAATGACAAGAGAAGCGGAGAGCCAGATGACGGCTCAGCAGAAGCTTCTGGGGTCGGGCCATCACCAGACCCCATCATCCCGATCCCAGTCCGATCACGCCGCTCCACTCTAGACTCCCACTGCGGCCTGCGCTCCATCCTGCTGCAGGTTCGAGACCTCGGGTTGGGCTACGACTCAGACGAGACCGTCCTCTTCAAGTACTGCAGCGGGACGTGTCCTCGCGTTCGCTCCAACCACGACCTCACCCTCACCAACCTGCTGCTGAGCGGCGTGCTCCCTCGGCCGGCACCGGGGGAACTGTGGCACAACGCGCCCTGCTGCAGGCCCACCCACCACGAGGACATGGCCTTCCTTGATAACTCACATCGCTGGCACAAGGTGGAGAAGCTTtcagcagcaggctgcagctgtgtgggctag